Genomic DNA from Acidobacteriota bacterium:
CAACACCTCGAACTACTCGGCGGAATACGGACGTTCGGCGGGCGGCGTGACCAATGCCGTCACCAAGAGCGGCACCAATGAATTCCACGGCGATGCATTCTATTTCCAGCGCAACAACGAATGGGGCGCGCGCAATCCGCTGGCGTTCCAATCCACGCTGGTCAATGGCGTGGGCACGAGTGTGGGCATTAAGCCCGAAGATGTGCGTCATCAATTCGGCGCCACGCTGGGCGGGCCGATCAAGAAAGACAAGCTCTTTTTCTTTTTCAGTTACGACCAACAGCGGCGCAACTTCCCCGGCCTAGGCGTGTTCACCAGCCCGACTTATCTGAATACCGTCAATCGCAACACGGATCCCACCATTACCACTGGCGCCAACGCCTACGCTGCGTCGCTGAAAAATCCGAGCCGTAACCTGACGGATACACAGATCAATGACACCTTGTCGTTTATCAACTCGTTGACCGGCACGGTGCCGCGCCGGGGCGACCAGCTCTCGTTCTTGCCGAAGATTGACTGGCAGATCAACAACAAGAATACCTTCACGCTGACTTACAATCGCCAGCGCTGGGATTCACCCGCCGGCATTCAAACGCAGCCGGTCAATCAGCGCGGGCGCGCCAGCTTCGGCGACGATTTTGCGGATATTGATTGGGTCACGGCGCGACTCACTTCAACGCTGAGTTCGAGAGTGGTGAATGAATTCCGCATGCAGATCGCCCGTGATCTCGAGTATGAGTTCAGCCAGAAGCCGCTGGCTGGTGAACCGGCCACGGCGCTCAATGGCAGCGCGCCGGACGTCTTCCTGACCAACGGCCTCGAATTTGGTAAGCCGACCTTCCTGGAGCGGCCCAAATACCCGGATGAAAGACGCAAACAGTTCACCGATAACGTGACCTTCTCGCTGGGTGCCAACACGCTCAAATTCGGCGTGGACATCAACCGCGTCAACGAAGAATTGGGCAATCTGCGCAACGAGAGCGGCGCTTACAGCTACAGCAACATCAATGACTTCATCATTGATTACGTCAACTGGAAGACGCCCCTCGCCGCCACCGTGCCCTGCTCGACCAGCACGCGCACACGCGGCAAATGCTACACCAGCAATTATCTGCAAGGCTTCGGCGTGCTGGGCGCCAAGCTGGCGACGACTGATTACAATTTCTTTGCGCAATACGATTGGAAATTCCTGCCGCGCGTGACCTTCAACCTGGGCCTGCGTTACGAATACCAGCAATTGCCGGAGGCGCAGATTCCGAATGCCGCCACCGATACCATCCCGAACGTGAGCCGGACGATGAACGAAGCGACGTCGTTCATGCCAAAAGACAAAAACAATTTCGGCCCGCGCACTGGGTTCGCAATTGATGTGTTCGGCAATGGCAAGACTGCCGTGCGTGGCGGCTACGGGTTGTATTACGGACGCATCATCAATTCGACCGTTTATAACGCGTTGATCAACACCGGCAACCCGGCGGGTCAAACCCAGATCAGTTTGACGCAAACGGCGGCGACCGCGCCGATCTTCCCGAACGTGCTGACGTCGGCACCCGCCGGCACAGGGGCGATTCAGTTCTTTGCCAAAGACTTTGGCAACCCGATGATTCACCAGTTCGATTTGATCTTCGAACACCAATTGTTCCGCAACCTGACGGTGTCGGCCTCGTATCTGGGCAGCATCGGGCGCAAATTGCCGACCTTCTACGACCGCAATCTGACGCCCCCGACCACCACGCAAATCTTCCCGCTGGTGGGTGGGCCGCTGGATGGCAAAACGCTGCCGGTGCAACTCTTCGCCACCACGCGCCCGCTGACCACTTACGCGCAGCTTACGGAGATCGCCAGCAAGGTGAAATCCGAATACAACGCCTTTGTGGTGCAAGCCAATCATCGGATGGCGCGCGGCGTGATGTTCCAGGCGAACTACACGCTCTCGAATGCGATTGATACGCTGCAAACCTCGACGACCTTCACGGCCAACAACACGCCGTTCAACGTCTTCGATCCCGACTCGGATCGGGGCCGGTCGAATTATGATCGCCGGCATAAATTCGTGTTCAGCGCCGTGCTGGCGCCGCGCGTCAAGGCCAGCAACAAAGCCGTGACCGTCCTGGCTGACGGCTGGTCAATCGCGCCGGTCGTCCAGATCTTTAACGGTCTGGCTTACGACGGTTCGGTGACGGGCAGCAGCGGCGGCGCGGGCAGCCTGAATCGTTCGGGCGGGAACAACGCCCTGCGAGGCTTGCTGGAACGCAATCCTTTCACGGGGCCGACCGTGAAAATCTTCAACGTCCGCGTGTCACGCCGCTTCTACATCAAAGAGAAGATGAACGTGGAGTTGCTGGGCGAGGTGTTCAACGTGCCGAACCGCGTGCAAGTCACCGGCATCAACAGCACGATGTACATCCTGAACAGCGCCATCAATGCGACGCATCCGGTGGCGACGCTGGATTACAACACTCCTTTTGGGACTGTCACAGCGGCGGATAGCACGCTCTTCCGTGAGCGGCAAATTCAGATTGGGTTCCGCTTCAATTTCTAAGCGGACGGCCCAATTCGATGTGAAAAGCGGAGGTCAGCAATGGCCTCCGCTTTTTTGTTTAGATCGGATTTGCGGCAAAAGCGCATAGCGGGACGGTACCGCGCGCGTCAGCAAGCGGAGACTGCGCTACTGCACCCGTCCGTCAGACTTGACGCGCCGCTTGCTGACGCGCGCGGTACCGTCCCGCTATGCGCTTTTGCCGCAGTGAAGATCTGCATTGCTCCGCGGTTGCGGCTTAATTTTTAACGGGAGCTGTTTGGCTTGGCGGCGCTGATTGTTGCGGTTGCGCTTCGGGCTGCGGCTGTTTCTCTTCCTTCGGCGGCGCGGGTTTGGCCGGTTGCACAATCGTCCACAGGAACAACAAGCGCGGCGTGCGATGCGTCATGCCTGACAACCCATCGCGCATCCACATCTGGCTGCCCTCGAATGACAGCACGTTGAAGCGGTACTTGCCCGGCAATTGCCACGCCAGGCGCGCACCGTGGTTGGTCATCCACATATCGCCCGTGGTCAGGCGGCGCAGCGGCGCGCCTTCCAGCAATTGCAGCATCTGCGACGAGAGTTGATTGAGCGTCACCAGCGGCGTCAGCGACAACCCGGTGCGCGTCCAGTTAAACGTCGGTTGAATATACGCCGTCAGCGTGCGTGAAGCGCCGACGCTGAAGCGTTCGCCCGCCAGCCAGTTGACGCTGACGGTGGACGTCCATTGAAACCAGGGATTGACGGGCGTCCAGTTCGTGCTGACATTCAGCGAGGTGAGGATGTTGTTGGCGCGTTGATTGACCGTGTCGCGGAACCAGTTGCGCGAACCGCCGACGGTCACGGCGAGCGCGCCCAGCTTCGGCTTTTGCAGCGTCTCGGTGAGATTGACGTTGACGCCATCGCGGCCCTGATCGGCCAAGCCGATGATGCCCGGCTGCGTGCGGTTGCTGGTCGTGGTGCGCGCAACGTTCGCGCCCACCGAAAGCATGGTGCTGAAGGTGGCGTCTTTGACCGTCTTGTGCGTCAGTTGTTTCGCCCAGTTCAGATTGACGTTGTTCAGGCCCACGTGCGCGCGATTGTCGTAGCGGAAATCGCTCTGCAAATACTGGTACTGGCCGGAAAAGGTGCCGTACAATGTGTTGCGCGAAATGGCGAAGTCTACGCCGCGCCGGTCACTCGCACTGAGTTGCGTCAACGACGCCGTCGCCGGAATCGAATAGTTGGGCGAGACATCGCGAAATGAAAAACTGATATTCGCCTTGTGCCAGGTGCCGACGAAGCCCGTGCGCCAGGCCCGTCCGAATTGCCGCCGCGCTTCGGCAGCGAGGCGATTCACATTGTTCGAGGTGATCGCGTATTCCGAGACCCAGTTCCAATCTTTGTTCAACTTGACCGCCAGCAAACTGCCATACGAATCGCCCACGCGCGGCGTCGCGAAAGCGTCAATCTGCGTGAGGGGGTTCCCTTCCACGTCATACCCGATCTTGAGCGGATGGCCGCCGACATCGTTCGCGCTCAGCCACATCAAACGGAACTTCACGCGCTCCGGGTCTTTCGTAAACGCAGGCGCGTCGTAGCTGCCGCCATAAACGCGCTGATGAAAGCCGAAGCCGATGCCTTCGCCCTGGCCTTTGTCATTGGTGTTGCGATAGAAGCCAAACGTGCCGCCCGGCGTTTTCAAGGCCAACTCGACGCCTTCGCGCGCAAAACCGGTTGAAACATATTCGGCGTTCAGAAAGCTCTGCGGCGAGACCATGCCGAAGCGCAAATCAATGCCCCACTGCGGGCCTGTCAAACCAGTTTGGCCCGGCTGGCCTGCCGCCGGATTGGGCTGCGCCGGATTGGCCGCCGCGCCAAACGGCCACTCGCGGCCAAAGTGAAAGATGTAATCGTTGAAGCGGCCCAGCGAATGGCGCGGATTGGGGCTGAGCAACGAATTGAGCAGGCCGCTGCCATTCATCTCGGTGAGCCAGGGGCCGTTTTTGTAGCGGCCCTGCATCGAGAGCGACAGGTTGTGCGTGTCCTGCTCGCTGCCCGAAATGTCTTGCTGATTGGAAGCGGCTTCCCATTTGAATTCTTTTTCGACGGCTGGCACAGGCGCCGCGCCATCGGGCGCTTGCTGCGCGGCAGCGGCCTCGGCAGCAGCCGTGGCTTCGGCATTCGCCGCGCCAGTCGCTGTCGTCGTTTGCTCCGCGTCGGTGCCTTTGGTTTCCGGGTCAGCCTGTTCGGTGGTGGCCGCCGCATTGACGGTGAAGAACCAACCCAATGCTTCTTCGCCCACGTTCAACAGAAGCTGGTGTTTTCCATTCGTCAGCGGAATCGTCGGTTGAAAAGCGACCTGCCTGTCAGTGATCTTGGCGAGCGCGCTGTAATCGGTGTCGTCAATTTGCAAACCGACCTCGCTCGGTTGAATGGGTGCGTTGAAATCAATGCTGACCGCCGGCGTCGCGGTTTTGACGAAGGCGTCAGGCAAGGGCGAACGCGCGGCGATCATGGCGGTCAGCTTGGGCGATGGCGGCGGCGCGGTCTGGGTTTGTGGCGCTGGCGGCTCTGCTTGGTTTGGCGGCGCAGTTGTTGTTTTTTGCGCCGGTTGATTTTGCGGTTCAGTCGCCGTCTTTTGTGCCGGTTGTTGTTTTGGCGCGACGGTCGTGCTTGCCGGTGTTTTGGTTTGCGCCACAGCCACAGCGTCATCCTTCTCTTTTCCAATAGCCCAACCGTGCGCACCGTAAATCGGTGAAGCGGCAGCGGGGCTTGGCGTATCAACTTCGGCAACATCGGCCTGCAATTCAGCCATCGCTGAAACAGGTACAAACGTGACCGGTGTCTCTGCCTGTGACGACTCTATAGACCGGTTCAAATCATGGGCTGCCGTGTCCCTGAAAGGGACAAATTCAATAGCCGGGGGCAACGCCCCCGGACAAGGTAGTTCCGTGCCCGACCCTGAAGGGGTCGCATTTGAATCGGTCTGCGACCCCTTCAGGGTCGGGGGATCACACGCGCTATTCCGGGGGCCATGCCCCCGGCTATTGAATTGCGCCCTTTCAGGGCTGCCAAAGCGTGTTTGTGGCTTTGCCAGCAATGCCAATTCTGCTGAAACCCCGTCGCTCCCGCTCACAGTACTGTCACGTCTGCCCGCCATACCCGCCGCCACTTCCGGCCAGGCAATCTGCCAATCCAGTTTTTCGACCGGCAACAACGAACTGGTTTTCTGCGGCTTCGGCAAAAAGTTGTAGCGCTCGCTGGTCATCAGCAAACGGCCTTTCAAATTGAAGGCTTCGACGCGCCAGTAATACAGCACACCCGGCTGAAATTTGTCGGAGAGCTTCTTTACATCCAGCTTGGCATTCGCGGTCGCAAAGCGTTTGATCACCAGTTTGCCCGCTACGTCACTGGTGATTGTCACGCGGTAAATGACCGCCGCGCGCACGGGCTGCCATTCCAAAATCGTCGTGTCCGTTGGTGAAGTCAGCGCGACAGGTTTTAGCGCGCCCGGTGTCAAACGGTTGATGCGCCGCATCGCGGCGGGTTCGCGCAAATTGCCCGCCGTCTCGACCACGCGCGCCGTCCACCACAATTCGCCTTCGGGCAAGGCTTGCCAGACGGCGAGCGGCACCTGCCATTCGGTGCCCGTCACGTCGTGCCATTGCGTGATCGTGTTAAAAAAGGGCTGCGTCGAAAAACCGATTTGGTATTTCATCGCGCCGGGCACGGGCGTCCAGCGCAACACCGGCGTCTGTTCGGCGACATAGCCCGCGCCGGAATTGGGCTCGAGCAGGCGCAACATCTTCCAGGTGCCGTTGTTGATGATGATCTCGACCGGCGGCGACTGAATCATGTTCGGCGACGTGATTTTGATTTCGAGCCGGTGCGGCCCCAGATAGATCGTCGGCAGCGGATTGTTCGGGCGCAGCGTGCGGCGCTCGCCCGCCGTGAAGTTGAGCGCGAACTGCTCGGTGACGTTGCCATCCCACAACCATTGGCCGATCACGGTGCCAGTACCCGCGCCTGCCAGCACGGCTTCGGCAATGAGTCGCTCGCCTTGCGAGATGACGGTGCCGTTGCGCGGATAGATGATCAGCACGCTGGTGATCTGCAACGGCGCGCCCAGCGAACTGCCGCCCTGCACGCGCAAAGGTTTCGTCGTGCGCGAGCCATTCGCCCCGGTGCTGGTCAAATCGGCGTTGACCACGTCTACCGCGCGCATGTTGAGCGTGGCGTTGTTGGCGACGCTGACGACAGCGTAAATCATCGTCTCGTTCACACGATTGACCGATTCGACCAGGATGTCGGCGGCGGGCATCAAGCCTGCATTGCTTTCGCTCGGGCCGATCACGACGCGCGCGCCGGGCCGGAAATTCGCGCCGATCAGCGTCAGGCGCACTTGCCGCGCGCCCTGGGCGACGGCGCTGGCGGTGACGGTGTTCAAGGTCGGCGGTGGCAACGGGCGCGGCGTGATTGTGAAGACAGCCGCGTTGGAAGTTCCGCCACCGGGCACGGGGTTGAACACGGTGATTTGAGCCGTGCCCGTGTTGGCGACATCTGCCGCTGGCACCTGCACGGCCAGTTGCGTGCCGCCGACGAAGCGCGCCGTGCGATTCGCGCCGTTCCAACGCACGACCGACGCGGGCAGGAAGCCGTTGCCATTGATCGTCAGCGTGAATTCGCCGCTGCCTGCGACGATGGAATTGGGGATGATCGCGGCGATGACGGGCGCGGGATTGTTGACGTTGATCGTCAGCGCGTTGGATTGGCCACCGCCCGGCGCGGGATTGAATACGGCGATGCTGGCGGTACCCGCGTTGAGCAAATCGGACGCGGGGATTTGCGCGCTCAACTGCGTGGCCGACACGAACATCGTCGGGCGGTTCGCGCCGTTCCAGCGCAGCACCGAATTCGCCACAAAGTTCGTGCCCGTGACTAGCAGCGTCACGCCCTGTGCGCCCGCCGCGAGCGGATTGGGCGTGGCAGCGGTCAGCGTCGGCACAGGGTTTTGCTGTTGGTTGATCGTAAAGGTCAGCGCATTGGACGTGCCGCCGCCCGCGCCTGCCACGTTGGGTGGATTGAGCACCGTCACTGCCGCCGTGCCCGCGCTGGCGATGTCCGTCGCGGGAATCTGCGCCATCAATTGCGTCGCCGACACAATTGTGGTCGGGCGGTTCGCACCGTTCCAATGCACCACCGAGGTGTTGATGAAATTCGTGCCGGTCAGCATCAGGGCGAAACCCGCGCCGCCTGCGTTCACCGCATTGGGCGTCAAACTCGTCAAGGTCGGCACGGGCGCAGGCGCTTGGTTGATCGTAAACGGCAAGCTATTCGACGTGCCGCCGCCCCCGCTGGCATTGGGCGGATTGAAGACTGCGACCGTCGCCGTGCCTGTGTTGGCAATGTCCGTGGGCGGAATCTGCGCCATCAGTTGCGTCGCCGAAAGAAACGTCGTTGGGCGATCCGTGCCATTCCAGCGCAGCACTGAACTGTTGATGAAATTTGCGCCCGTGACCGTCAGCGTGAATCCGGCGCTGCCCGCATTGGCCGCGCTGGGATTGAGGGCGGTCAGGCGCGGCACGGGATTGGGCGCGACATTGATGGTGAACGGCACCGGGTTCGACGAGCCGCCGCCGCTGCCATTGGTGTTGGGCGGATTGAAGACGGTCACGTTCGCCACGCCCGCGTTGGCAATGTCGGTCGCGGGAATTTGCGCGCCGAGTTGCGTGGCGTTGATGAATTGCGTCGTGCGATTCTGCCCGTTCCAGCGCACGACCGAACCGGCAATGAAGCCGCTGCCGTTGACCGTCAAGGCGAACGCGGGGCTGCCCGCAACTGCCGCGTTCGGCGTA
This window encodes:
- a CDS encoding TonB-dependent receptor, whose amino-acid sequence is MCIALRFARTLVLLALLSALGFAQSAVTGAVSGTATDPSGAVIPSATVTLRNVGTGKEESAATGSEGRYKFTNLQPGSYTVSVKAAGFSEFKLSGVVVEVGRTTEADATLKVGGADASVEVTADAAPVNTESKEFSSNINQAAINNLPINGRRWSDFALLTPGSAPDGTFGLISFRGISGLLNNNTIDGGDNNQAFFSEERGRTRMGYSISQSAIREFQVNTSNYSAEYGRSAGGVTNAVTKSGTNEFHGDAFYFQRNNEWGARNPLAFQSTLVNGVGTSVGIKPEDVRHQFGATLGGPIKKDKLFFFFSYDQQRRNFPGLGVFTSPTYLNTVNRNTDPTITTGANAYAASLKNPSRNLTDTQINDTLSFINSLTGTVPRRGDQLSFLPKIDWQINNKNTFTLTYNRQRWDSPAGIQTQPVNQRGRASFGDDFADIDWVTARLTSTLSSRVVNEFRMQIARDLEYEFSQKPLAGEPATALNGSAPDVFLTNGLEFGKPTFLERPKYPDERRKQFTDNVTFSLGANTLKFGVDINRVNEELGNLRNESGAYSYSNINDFIIDYVNWKTPLAATVPCSTSTRTRGKCYTSNYLQGFGVLGAKLATTDYNFFAQYDWKFLPRVTFNLGLRYEYQQLPEAQIPNAATDTIPNVSRTMNEATSFMPKDKNNFGPRTGFAIDVFGNGKTAVRGGYGLYYGRIINSTVYNALINTGNPAGQTQISLTQTAATAPIFPNVLTSAPAGTGAIQFFAKDFGNPMIHQFDLIFEHQLFRNLTVSASYLGSIGRKLPTFYDRNLTPPTTTQIFPLVGGPLDGKTLPVQLFATTRPLTTYAQLTEIASKVKSEYNAFVVQANHRMARGVMFQANYTLSNAIDTLQTSTTFTANNTPFNVFDPDSDRGRSNYDRRHKFVFSAVLAPRVKASNKAVTVLADGWSIAPVVQIFNGLAYDGSVTGSSGGAGSLNRSGGNNALRGLLERNPFTGPTVKIFNVRVSRRFYIKEKMNVELLGEVFNVPNRVQVTGINSTMYILNSAINATHPVATLDYNTPFGTVTAADSTLFRERQIQIGFRFNF